The following proteins are co-located in the Spinactinospora alkalitolerans genome:
- a CDS encoding TIGR03618 family F420-dependent PPOX class oxidoreductase, whose translation MATLDDVRTLIDRGGHRGVVSTVRADGSIQSSVVAAGITRHPVTGEEVVAFTTSGDAVKLRFLRERPKTTFVVQPDYHWAAVEGEADLIGYGDAHEGVDAEGLRLLLREVFTAAGGTHDDWDDYDRAMAEQRRSAVLIRPTRIYAM comes from the coding sequence GTGGCCACACTCGACGACGTCCGGACGCTCATCGACCGCGGCGGCCACCGCGGCGTCGTATCCACCGTGCGCGCCGACGGCTCGATCCAATCCAGCGTCGTCGCCGCGGGCATCACCCGGCACCCCGTCACCGGCGAGGAGGTCGTCGCCTTCACCACCTCCGGCGACGCCGTCAAGCTGCGGTTCCTGCGCGAACGCCCCAAGACCACGTTCGTCGTCCAGCCCGACTACCACTGGGCGGCCGTCGAGGGCGAGGCCGACCTCATCGGCTACGGCGACGCCCACGAGGGCGTCGACGCCGAAGGGCTGCGGCTGCTGCTGCGCGAGGTGTTCACCGCGGCCGGCGGCACCCATGACGACTGGGACGACTACGACCGCGCGATGGCCGAGCAGCGCCGCAGCGCCGTCCTCATCCGGCCCACCCGCATCTACGCGATGTAG
- a CDS encoding threonine ammonia-lyase, with the protein MELIGIDDVTAAAGRLRGRVLRTPLLECPWAPGGLWLKPESLQPVGAFKIRGATNALARLDERTRAAGVVTHSSGNHGQALAYAARAMGVGCTVVVPEGAPEVKVAAMRRFGARIVMVPPAQRRARAEALAAEHGATLVPPFDHADVIAGQGTIGPEILEDLPDADVVLVPVGGGGLASGVATAVTALRPGAKVIGVQPELAADAAESLAAGRLVSWPPERAQRTVADGVRVSLSELTFAHLRARLDGVVTVTEEEILAAMGVLARRARVVAEPSGAVAAAAHLAGRTPPGRAVAVVSGGNVQPDLLARAITEF; encoded by the coding sequence ATGGAGCTGATCGGGATCGACGACGTCACCGCCGCCGCCGGGCGGCTGCGGGGCCGGGTGCTGCGTACGCCGCTGCTGGAGTGCCCGTGGGCGCCGGGCGGGCTGTGGTTGAAACCGGAGAGCCTGCAACCGGTCGGCGCGTTCAAGATCCGCGGCGCCACCAACGCCCTGGCCCGCCTGGACGAGCGGACCCGCGCGGCCGGGGTCGTCACCCACTCCTCGGGCAACCACGGCCAGGCGCTGGCCTACGCGGCCCGTGCCATGGGAGTCGGGTGCACGGTCGTGGTGCCCGAGGGCGCGCCGGAGGTGAAGGTCGCGGCGATGCGCCGGTTCGGCGCGCGGATCGTCATGGTGCCGCCGGCCCAGCGGCGCGCCAGGGCCGAGGCGCTCGCGGCCGAGCACGGCGCCACCCTGGTGCCGCCCTTCGACCACGCCGACGTCATCGCCGGGCAGGGCACGATCGGGCCGGAGATCCTTGAGGACCTCCCCGACGCCGACGTCGTGCTGGTGCCCGTGGGCGGCGGAGGACTGGCCTCGGGGGTCGCCACCGCCGTCACCGCGCTGCGGCCGGGCGCCAAGGTGATCGGCGTGCAGCCGGAGCTGGCCGCCGACGCCGCCGAGAGCCTCGCCGCGGGCAGGCTCGTGTCCTGGCCGCCGGAGCGCGCGCAGCGCACCGTCGCCGACGGCGTGCGGGTGTCGTTGTCGGAGCTGACGTTCGCGCACCTGCGGGCCCGCCTGGACGGCGTGGTCACCGTCACCGAGGAGGAGATCCTCGCCGCGATGGGCGTGCTGGCCCGCCGGGCCCGCGTGGTCGCCGAGCCCAGCGGGGCCGTCGCCGCGGCGGCCCATTTGGCGGGCCGGACCCCGCCCGGCCGCGCCGTCGCCGTCGTCTCCGGCGGCAACGTGCAGCCGGACCTGCTCGCTCGCGCCATCACCGAGTTTTGA
- a CDS encoding maleylpyruvate isomerase N-terminal domain-containing protein, whose translation MDTARVYARSQARLLDLAARMSSSQERTPVPALPGWTVRDTYAHLAGVCADTVAGTADPDIGAEWTAGHIEQRRHLDLAAVCERWGADGPAVAGMLRAAPGFPLVRAALDVWHHEHDIRGALGLPGGREDAAEVADVLARGRARGWEPDAPAVVLVATDAGARWSLGEGERALVLRATAFELARMLIGRRSRAQVLAMDWSGPAGAVADRMNSFPMPTADLVE comes from the coding sequence ATGGACACCGCACGCGTTTACGCCCGATCGCAGGCCCGCCTCCTGGACCTGGCCGCCCGGATGAGCTCGTCCCAGGAGCGGACCCCCGTGCCGGCGCTGCCCGGCTGGACGGTGCGCGACACCTACGCCCACCTGGCCGGGGTGTGCGCCGACACCGTGGCCGGCACGGCCGACCCCGACATCGGTGCTGAGTGGACCGCCGGCCACATCGAGCAGCGCCGCCACCTCGACCTGGCCGCCGTGTGCGAGCGGTGGGGCGCCGACGGCCCGGCCGTCGCCGGGATGCTGCGGGCCGCCCCCGGCTTCCCGCTGGTCCGGGCGGCGCTGGACGTCTGGCACCACGAGCACGACATCCGGGGCGCGCTGGGGCTGCCGGGCGGCCGCGAGGACGCCGCCGAGGTCGCCGACGTCCTCGCCCGCGGGCGGGCGCGCGGTTGGGAGCCCGATGCGCCCGCGGTCGTCCTGGTCGCCACCGATGCCGGCGCCCGATGGAGCCTGGGCGAGGGGGAGCGGGCCCTCGTGCTGCGCGCGACGGCCTTCGAGCTGGCCCGGATGCTGATCGGGCGCCGCAGCCGGGCCCAGGTCCTCGCGATGGACTGGAGCGGCCCGGCCGGGGCGGTCGCGGACCGGATGAACAGTTTCCCGATGCCGACCGCCGACCTGGTGGAGTGA
- a CDS encoding glycoside hydrolase family 15 protein, translated as MNGNGCPPIGEYVFLSDCHTCALVGPDGAVDWMCAPQFDSPSVFGRLLDRGGGGAWELSVADAGAPERDYAGAGLVLRSRWRTPSATVLAHDFLAVRPRGAGPDGELASRGFLVRLVRCEEGRARVLSRLRARPDHGRRAPRWRGGEGVLHTEHGGLWLSGDPGLLSVDGEGDVGVDADLRAGDTLALVMGYRGGTGERMAVEDAERLLRETLRTWQDWTDRSDYQGVGAEQVERSAVVLRGLLFEETGALIAAPTTSLPEWPGGERNWDYRHVWHRDAVLVVLALLRLGHKEEVGRYLAFLNRHCAQAEGPVPPMMALDGGVEVREETLEHLPGYAGSRPVRSGNGANAQEQLDVYGHILGAACAYHQVTGELGDDDIALMWRVADTVCKRWRDPDHGIWEVRGRPRHWTHSKLLAWFCLDRGIALAEFRGDTGEVPVDTWRRERDALRRDILERGYNEEVGAFTQSYGSTNLDAALLQVPLLGFLDGDDPRVLSTLDRIDAELGEAGFLVRRYDPVATDDGLDSPEGAFLLCSFAMVSALVLAGRVEQARERFEALCRSAGRLGLFAEEMTADGTMLGNYPQAFTHLALIEAAMNLEETGRRDALHGWAGRHAGAGGGG; from the coding sequence ATGAACGGGAACGGGTGCCCGCCGATCGGTGAGTACGTGTTCCTCTCCGACTGCCACACCTGCGCGCTGGTCGGTCCCGACGGGGCGGTCGACTGGATGTGCGCGCCGCAGTTCGACTCCCCGAGTGTCTTCGGCCGGCTGCTGGACCGCGGCGGAGGAGGAGCGTGGGAGTTGAGCGTGGCCGACGCCGGCGCCCCGGAGCGCGACTACGCCGGCGCCGGCCTCGTGCTGCGCAGCCGCTGGCGGACCCCGTCGGCGACCGTGCTGGCCCACGACTTCCTGGCGGTCCGTCCCCGCGGGGCCGGACCCGACGGGGAACTGGCCTCGCGGGGATTCCTGGTGCGGCTGGTGCGCTGCGAGGAGGGCCGGGCCCGTGTCCTCTCGCGGCTGCGGGCGCGGCCGGACCACGGTCGGCGCGCTCCGCGGTGGCGGGGCGGCGAAGGCGTACTGCACACCGAGCACGGCGGCCTGTGGCTGTCGGGCGACCCCGGCCTGCTGTCGGTGGACGGCGAGGGCGACGTCGGCGTCGACGCCGACCTGCGCGCCGGCGACACCCTGGCACTGGTCATGGGCTATCGCGGGGGGACCGGCGAACGCATGGCCGTGGAGGACGCCGAGCGGCTGCTCCGGGAGACCCTGCGGACGTGGCAGGACTGGACGGACCGCTCCGACTACCAGGGGGTCGGGGCCGAGCAGGTCGAACGCAGCGCCGTGGTGCTGCGCGGGCTCCTGTTCGAGGAGACCGGCGCCCTGATCGCCGCGCCCACCACCTCACTGCCGGAGTGGCCCGGCGGCGAGCGCAACTGGGACTACCGCCACGTCTGGCACCGCGACGCGGTGCTGGTCGTGCTCGCCCTGCTGCGGCTGGGCCACAAGGAGGAGGTCGGCCGCTACCTGGCCTTCCTGAACCGGCACTGCGCGCAGGCCGAGGGGCCCGTGCCGCCCATGATGGCCCTGGACGGCGGCGTGGAGGTGCGGGAGGAGACGCTGGAGCACCTGCCGGGTTACGCCGGCTCACGCCCGGTGCGCTCCGGCAACGGGGCCAACGCCCAGGAGCAGCTCGACGTCTACGGCCACATCCTCGGCGCGGCGTGCGCCTACCACCAGGTCACCGGGGAACTCGGCGACGACGACATCGCCCTGATGTGGCGGGTCGCCGATACGGTGTGCAAGCGCTGGCGCGACCCCGACCACGGCATCTGGGAGGTCCGGGGCCGGCCGCGGCACTGGACGCACTCCAAGCTGCTCGCCTGGTTCTGCCTGGACCGCGGCATCGCGCTCGCCGAGTTCCGCGGCGACACCGGCGAGGTCCCGGTGGACACGTGGCGCAGGGAGCGCGACGCGCTGCGCCGCGACATCCTGGAGCGCGGCTACAACGAGGAGGTGGGGGCGTTCACCCAGTCCTACGGCTCCACCAACCTCGACGCCGCGCTGCTGCAGGTGCCGCTGCTGGGCTTCCTGGACGGGGACGACCCGCGGGTGCTGTCCACCCTGGACCGGATCGACGCCGAGCTGGGCGAGGCCGGCTTCCTCGTCCGCCGCTACGACCCCGTCGCCACCGACGACGGCCTGGACAGCCCGGAGGGCGCCTTCCTGCTGTGCTCGTTCGCGATGGTCTCGGCGCTGGTGCTGGCCGGGCGGGTGGAGCAGGCGAGGGAGCGCTTCGAGGCCCTGTGCCGCAGCGCCGGGCGCCTCGGGCTGTTCGCCGAGGAGATGACCGCCGACGGCACCATGCTGGGCAACTACCCGCAGGCCTTCACCCACCTGGCCCTCATCGAGGCGGCGATGAACCTGGAGGAGACGGGCCGCCGCGACGCCCTGCACGGCTGGGCGGGCCGCCACGCTGGCGCCGGGGGCGGCGGGTAG
- a CDS encoding helix-turn-helix transcriptional regulator codes for MRASRLLSLLLLLQNRGRMTAAQLAAELEVSERTVYRDVDSLSAAGIPVYADRGTGGGYQLLAGYRTRLTGLTGAEADSLFFAGLPTAAAELGLGAEMAAANLKLLAALPEELRERAERVRGRFHLDAPGWFRAPEPTPHLAAIATAVWEEHTVDVHYERWDSIRVQRTLDPLGLVLKGGSWYFLARPHSHRPDRPDPAPRTFRVTRVRELTDTGRTFHRPEGFDLAASWDEWSREFELSRHRMLARVRLTRYGRDMVRTLSSPITAAALPDDDAPTAGDGRIEAVLPIESVEHALVEFCGYGPEIEVLEPPELRERMAETVRATLRLYDRAAAAGQKPEKPA; via the coding sequence ATGCGCGCCAGCCGACTGCTGTCCCTGCTCCTGCTGCTGCAGAACCGCGGCCGAATGACCGCCGCCCAGCTCGCCGCGGAGCTCGAGGTCTCCGAACGCACCGTCTACCGCGACGTCGACTCCCTCAGCGCGGCCGGCATCCCCGTCTACGCCGACCGCGGAACGGGCGGCGGCTACCAGCTCCTCGCCGGCTACCGCACGCGCCTGACCGGGCTCACCGGCGCCGAAGCCGACTCCCTGTTCTTCGCCGGCCTGCCCACGGCGGCCGCCGAACTCGGCCTCGGCGCGGAGATGGCCGCCGCCAACCTCAAACTCCTGGCCGCCCTGCCCGAGGAGCTGCGCGAGCGCGCCGAACGCGTCCGCGGCCGCTTCCACCTCGACGCGCCCGGCTGGTTCCGCGCCCCCGAACCGACACCGCACCTGGCCGCGATCGCCACCGCCGTGTGGGAGGAGCACACCGTCGACGTGCACTACGAGCGCTGGGACTCCATCCGCGTGCAGCGCACCCTCGACCCGCTGGGCCTCGTCCTCAAAGGCGGCTCCTGGTACTTCCTCGCCCGACCGCACTCCCACCGGCCCGACCGGCCCGACCCCGCGCCGCGCACCTTCCGGGTGACGCGCGTCCGTGAGCTCACCGACACCGGCCGGACCTTCCACCGGCCCGAAGGATTCGACCTCGCGGCCAGTTGGGACGAGTGGTCGCGGGAGTTCGAACTCAGCAGGCACCGCATGCTCGCGCGGGTCCGCCTCACCCGGTACGGGCGCGACATGGTGCGGACGCTGTCCTCCCCCATCACCGCCGCCGCCCTGCCCGATGACGACGCCCCCACCGCCGGCGACGGCCGGATCGAGGCCGTGCTGCCCATCGAATCCGTCGAGCACGCCCTCGTGGAGTTCTGCGGCTACGGCCCCGAGATCGAGGTTCTCGAACCACCCGAACTGCGCGAACGCATGGCCGAGACCGTCCGCGCCACCCTCCGGCTCTACGATCGAGCCGCCGCGGCCGGCCAAAAACCCGAAAAACCGGCTTGA
- a CDS encoding MerR family transcriptional regulator, giving the protein MEPHHGLHTIGELAKRTGLPVKTIRFYADAGIVPPTGRSPAGYRLYDAEATARLDLVRTLRDLGIDLATIGRVLAHEADLGQVAAAHADALDAQIRLLRLRRAVLRTVAHRDPTERDISLMNKLARLSAEERQHIIDDYHDAVFGGLDMDDEFVARIRSIGPDLPDEPTAEQVDAWVELAELVSDPAYRERVREMALGQARARAEGVYRQPPQEVAELVSGRAGAALNAGLDPASPAGQAVVAEVMPALAQAHGRADTPDRWAELADEFAAYTDARVERYYQLMGIINGWPPFEARVPAWEWFIAALRAGARS; this is encoded by the coding sequence ATGGAACCGCACCACGGCCTGCACACCATCGGCGAACTGGCCAAACGCACCGGCCTGCCGGTCAAGACCATCCGGTTCTACGCCGACGCCGGCATCGTGCCGCCGACCGGGCGCAGCCCCGCCGGGTACCGCCTCTACGACGCCGAGGCCACCGCGCGCCTGGACCTGGTGCGCACCCTGCGCGATCTCGGCATCGATCTGGCCACCATCGGCCGGGTCCTGGCGCACGAGGCCGACCTCGGACAGGTCGCCGCCGCGCACGCCGATGCGCTGGACGCCCAGATCCGCCTGCTGCGCCTGCGCCGGGCCGTGCTGCGCACCGTCGCCCACCGAGACCCGACAGAAAGGGACATCAGCCTCATGAACAAGCTCGCCCGGCTCTCCGCCGAGGAGCGGCAGCACATCATCGACGACTACCACGACGCCGTCTTCGGCGGCCTCGACATGGACGATGAGTTCGTCGCCAGGATCCGCTCGATCGGACCCGACCTGCCCGACGAGCCGACCGCCGAACAGGTCGACGCCTGGGTCGAGCTCGCCGAACTCGTCTCCGACCCGGCCTACCGGGAGCGCGTCCGCGAGATGGCCCTCGGCCAGGCCCGTGCGCGCGCCGAGGGCGTCTACCGGCAGCCGCCGCAGGAGGTCGCCGAGCTCGTCTCCGGCAGGGCCGGGGCCGCGCTGAACGCCGGCCTCGACCCGGCCTCACCCGCCGGACAGGCCGTCGTGGCCGAGGTGATGCCCGCCCTGGCCCAGGCGCACGGCCGCGCCGACACCCCGGACCGGTGGGCCGAGCTCGCCGACGAGTTCGCCGCCTACACCGACGCCCGCGTCGAGCGGTACTACCAGTTGATGGGCATCATCAACGGCTGGCCGCCCTTCGAGGCGCGGGTCCCGGCCTGGGAGTGGTTCATCGCCGCCCTGCGCGCCGGAGCCCGGAGCTGA
- a CDS encoding serine/threonine protein kinase has protein sequence MGPLENGDPERIGRYRLIGRLGAGGMGQVFFGRSAGGRAVAVKRIHPHLATDPSFRERFAREVTAARQVSGAFTAPVIDADPEGEVPWLVTSYVPSLPLDDAVRAHGPLPEQTLRVLAAGLAEALTEIHRVGLIHRDLKPGNVLLAEDGPRVIDFGIARATDGTAATQSVIGTPGFMSPEQIQGAPLTPRSDMFAYGAVLVHAAGGVGPFGEGAMPTMVMRVLQHEPDLSAVPPSLQRLVSACLAKDERYRPGPGDVLDALGDIPAGTSWLPPVFMHGVQEQVNKVNAALSGAPATSPTNADGTTAVLGAAGAAGAGAAAGAAAAGALGDHQATRAATGYGAADPTSVIGAESGRTAGYPETAVYGGDGRHAAPTSAMPPTGQGAHTRGAADEDAYSDLYRGSRRDELSRRRGQEEEQLRARYRQEEEQRLREEERRRRDEAERAHQERIRAERAAARRAEYNARTAEQPGLWSFARLLPLLIIPLIQIPLGWGASHAWQWFTTTDVYWGAPWSYGGILTGEGFFHALFLGYFLLNNVVALEYLVRSARTSFVTGVMLALAVIAGTNGVLWYFGFFG, from the coding sequence GTGGGTCCACTGGAGAACGGTGACCCGGAGCGGATCGGCCGGTACCGGCTGATCGGTCGGCTGGGCGCCGGGGGAATGGGTCAGGTGTTCTTCGGTCGCTCCGCCGGCGGGCGGGCCGTGGCGGTCAAGCGGATCCACCCGCACCTGGCCACGGACCCCTCCTTCCGGGAGCGCTTCGCCCGCGAGGTCACCGCGGCGCGCCAGGTGAGCGGCGCGTTCACCGCCCCGGTCATCGACGCCGACCCCGAGGGCGAGGTGCCCTGGCTGGTCACCTCCTACGTCCCGTCGCTGCCGCTGGACGACGCCGTGCGCGCCCACGGCCCGCTGCCCGAGCAGACGCTGCGGGTGCTGGCCGCCGGGCTCGCCGAGGCGCTGACCGAGATCCACCGGGTCGGACTGATCCACCGCGACCTCAAGCCGGGCAACGTGCTGCTGGCCGAGGACGGGCCGCGCGTCATCGACTTCGGCATCGCGCGCGCCACCGACGGCACCGCCGCCACGCAGTCGGTCATCGGCACGCCCGGTTTCATGTCGCCCGAGCAGATCCAGGGCGCGCCGCTGACGCCCCGCAGCGACATGTTCGCCTACGGCGCGGTGCTGGTCCACGCGGCGGGGGGAGTCGGCCCGTTCGGCGAGGGCGCGATGCCGACCATGGTGATGCGCGTCCTGCAGCACGAGCCGGACCTGTCGGCGGTGCCGCCGTCGCTGCAGCGCCTGGTCTCGGCGTGCCTGGCCAAGGACGAGCGCTACCGCCCGGGGCCGGGCGACGTGCTCGACGCCCTGGGCGACATCCCCGCCGGGACCTCCTGGCTGCCGCCGGTGTTCATGCACGGCGTGCAGGAGCAGGTCAACAAGGTCAACGCGGCGCTGAGCGGCGCACCGGCCACGTCGCCGACCAACGCCGACGGCACCACGGCGGTCCTGGGCGCGGCGGGGGCCGCCGGCGCGGGAGCCGCCGCGGGCGCCGCGGCGGCGGGGGCGCTGGGCGACCACCAGGCGACGCGGGCGGCCACCGGGTACGGGGCGGCGGATCCGACGTCGGTCATCGGCGCGGAGTCGGGCCGGACCGCCGGCTACCCCGAGACCGCGGTCTACGGCGGGGACGGCCGGCACGCCGCGCCGACGTCGGCGATGCCGCCCACCGGCCAGGGCGCGCACACGCGGGGGGCCGCGGACGAGGACGCCTACTCCGACCTGTACCGGGGCTCGCGCAGGGACGAGCTGTCGCGCCGCCGCGGGCAGGAGGAGGAGCAGCTCCGGGCCCGGTACCGCCAGGAGGAGGAGCAGCGGCTGCGGGAGGAGGAGCGGCGCCGCCGCGACGAGGCCGAGCGCGCGCACCAGGAGCGGATCCGCGCCGAGCGGGCGGCCGCCCGGCGAGCCGAGTACAACGCCCGCACGGCCGAGCAGCCGGGCCTGTGGAGCTTCGCCAGGCTGCTGCCGCTGCTGATCATCCCGCTGATCCAGATCCCGCTGGGGTGGGGCGCCTCCCACGCCTGGCAGTGGTTCACCACCACCGATGTCTACTGGGGCGCTCCCTGGTCCTACGGGGGCATCCTGACCGGCGAAGGCTTCTTCCACGCGCTCTTCCTGGGCTACTTCCTGCTCAACAACGTGGTGGCGCTGGAGTACCTGGTGCGTTCGGCGCGCACGAGCTTCGTCACGGGCGTGATGCTGGCGCTGGCGGTGATCGCCGGCACCAACGGTGTGCTGTGGTACTTCGGGTTCTTCGGCTGA
- a CDS encoding NUDIX domain-containing protein, translating to MAQILPAEQWFASLPTAYLAASALITDESGNVLLVDPNYREHWTLPGGVVENGEPPHLACEREVAEEVGLTVAAGPLLSCHWSAPRGVRPKPFMSFVFDCGTVAAGTPIVLQEEELDGYAWTEPERAVAMLHPAIAPRLSGALRARAEGGAVYVA from the coding sequence ATGGCGCAAATCCTCCCGGCGGAGCAGTGGTTCGCCTCGCTGCCGACCGCCTACCTCGCCGCCTCGGCCCTCATCACCGACGAGTCCGGCAACGTGCTGCTGGTCGACCCCAACTACCGGGAGCACTGGACGCTGCCCGGCGGCGTGGTCGAGAACGGCGAGCCCCCGCACCTGGCGTGCGAGCGCGAGGTCGCCGAGGAGGTGGGGCTCACCGTGGCCGCGGGCCCGCTGCTGTCCTGCCACTGGAGCGCGCCGCGGGGCGTGCGGCCCAAACCGTTCATGTCCTTCGTCTTCGACTGCGGCACCGTCGCCGCCGGCACCCCCATCGTGCTGCAGGAGGAGGAGCTCGACGGCTACGCCTGGACCGAGCCCGAACGCGCGGTCGCCATGCTGCACCCGGCCATCGCGCCCCGACTCTCCGGCGCCCTGCGCGCCCGCGCCGAGGGCGGCGCGGTCTACGTCGCGTAG
- a CDS encoding MBL fold metallo-hydrolase, giving the protein MSDLRFNRRGFFRTATAGAALTTMGVASPPAAGAAAAAPARGGGGATADLTWLGTSGWRIEINGRTVLFDPYVSRFKTGLYDGAFDAATPLTVDTAAVDAHVGEPELILVSHSHWDHFADVPYIAARHGARIVGTATTCNLASAFDLTEHGLDPVPNSRLSGVKGGEVFDFGDFTVEVVASLHSRNKNYAVLFSGVRLTPPSAPATIADLPEGDTLAYQVTVKGGPSIFLMGASDFVERNLSGLEPDVAMIALPAASSTYDYVPRLVKALDGPATVVPVHWDVFEGELANPPTPDTAMSMSLEEFTAEVREASRRTKVTTPEYLTPCTFG; this is encoded by the coding sequence GTGTCCGATCTCCGTTTCAACCGGCGCGGGTTCTTCCGCACCGCCACCGCCGGCGCCGCGCTCACCACCATGGGGGTCGCCTCGCCCCCGGCCGCGGGTGCGGCCGCGGCCGCGCCGGCCAGGGGAGGCGGCGGCGCGACCGCCGACCTCACCTGGCTGGGCACCTCGGGATGGCGCATCGAGATCAACGGCCGCACCGTGCTCTTCGACCCCTACGTCTCCCGGTTCAAGACCGGTCTCTACGACGGGGCGTTCGACGCCGCGACGCCGCTGACGGTCGACACCGCGGCCGTCGACGCCCACGTGGGCGAGCCGGAGCTGATCCTGGTCTCCCACTCCCACTGGGACCACTTCGCCGACGTGCCCTACATCGCCGCCAGGCACGGCGCCCGCATCGTCGGCACCGCGACCACCTGCAACCTCGCCTCGGCGTTCGACCTGACCGAGCACGGGCTCGACCCGGTGCCGAACTCCCGACTCAGCGGGGTCAAGGGCGGCGAGGTCTTCGACTTCGGCGATTTCACCGTCGAGGTCGTGGCCAGTCTGCACAGCCGCAACAAGAACTACGCCGTGCTGTTCTCCGGCGTGCGCCTCACCCCGCCGAGCGCCCCCGCCACGATCGCCGACCTGCCCGAGGGCGACACCCTGGCCTACCAGGTCACGGTCAAGGGCGGGCCGTCGATCTTCCTCATGGGCGCCAGCGACTTCGTCGAGCGCAACCTGAGCGGCCTGGAGCCCGACGTCGCGATGATCGCGCTGCCCGCCGCCTCCTCCACCTACGACTACGTGCCCCGCCTGGTCAAGGCGCTGGACGGGCCGGCGACCGTGGTCCCGGTCCACTGGGACGTGTTCGAGGGGGAGCTGGCCAACCCGCCGACGCCCGACACGGCGATGTCGATGAGCCTCGAGGAGTTCACCGCCGAGGTGCGCGAGGCGAGCAGGCGCACGAAGGTCACGACGCCGGAGTACCTGACCCCCTGTACGTTCGGTTGA
- a CDS encoding serine hydrolase produces MSIEERIRAIFAEAGVHGRLHVTDVDDGRAVGVGSGEQVVIASVFKILLVLEFARQAAAGQVDPAERVLVTAADRLGGWGTAGCADDVELSLRDCARFAMAVSDNTAADLLMRRIGSDTVQLLAAELGLERTRVVGGPRELLESMLADVGARDDAEFARIFPTLTEERVHGLRVLDPAHTTSSTAGEIARLLELIWRDEAGPPEACAAVRAFMAGQIFWTRLASGFDPGVRVAAKTGTLPSLHIEAGVAEYPDGRRYAMAVFARARRLHTRRLEVDLVMGRAARAAVEALRDG; encoded by the coding sequence GTGTCGATCGAGGAACGGATCCGGGCGATCTTCGCCGAGGCCGGCGTGCACGGCCGCCTGCACGTGACCGATGTCGACGACGGCCGCGCCGTCGGCGTCGGCTCCGGCGAGCAGGTGGTCATCGCCTCGGTGTTCAAGATCCTGCTGGTGCTGGAGTTCGCCCGCCAGGCCGCGGCCGGCCAGGTCGACCCGGCCGAGCGGGTGCTGGTGACCGCCGCCGACCGGTTGGGCGGCTGGGGGACGGCGGGCTGCGCCGACGACGTCGAGCTGTCGCTGCGCGACTGCGCCCGCTTCGCTATGGCGGTCAGCGACAACACCGCCGCCGACCTGCTGATGCGCCGCATCGGCTCCGACACCGTGCAGTTGCTGGCCGCCGAGCTCGGGCTGGAGCGCACGCGGGTCGTCGGCGGCCCGCGCGAGCTGCTGGAGTCGATGCTGGCCGACGTGGGCGCGCGCGACGACGCCGAGTTCGCCCGGATCTTCCCCACCCTCACCGAGGAGCGGGTGCACGGGCTGCGCGTGCTGGACCCCGCGCACACCACCTCCAGCACGGCCGGGGAGATCGCCCGGCTGCTGGAGCTGATCTGGCGCGACGAGGCCGGGCCGCCCGAGGCGTGCGCGGCGGTGCGCGCCTTCATGGCGGGCCAGATCTTCTGGACCCGGCTGGCCTCGGGCTTCGACCCCGGCGTGCGCGTGGCGGCCAAGACCGGGACGCTGCCGAGCCTGCACATCGAGGCCGGTGTCGCCGAGTACCCCGACGGCCGCCGCTACGCCATGGCGGTGTTCGCCCGCGCCCGCCGGCTGCACACCCGGCGGCTGGAGGTGGACCTGGTGATGGGGCGGGCGGCCCGGGCGGCCGTGGAGGCGCTGCGGGACGGATGA